A DNA window from Brassica napus cultivar Da-Ae chromosome C1, Da-Ae, whole genome shotgun sequence contains the following coding sequences:
- the LOC106373924 gene encoding uncharacterized protein At3g60930, chloroplastic-like: MSSSFSFPRPTTTTDDLEDLYNAYGVERAIVLDLVGATETPETVRGWYCGAYLSFFHSCGLTFPIPEPVLEILAELGLSFTQVLLNFLRHLIAFSVRAREEGLSSGVGEFRHLVMVKRNTQSPDTFLVSPRPGRHVIEDVPYRDEKWREQFFVFRVDRASVGDFDFSRLPRSWTERIAPFESSLMSDKMRGLIGVLRRGRLDWSSFDQARIRAAFAMPEGTNMAPLVGGSEDEAEHSQEVIATHFVQAQSSDRLTRQLARRSSFRTSESASRNRASGKSTLISIHDSDDEGASEERRSPVSLSPGSGDETVAATRKRRRSAKDTLPGPSRPRFVPEGDSSLFAAQGDLISLAGRMRSAGCRLPSLASSVKKEAYTKVAVASSKVMEAFNEYVVMMEDYVVASRNGKEIESIGSEIKRLSEELEAAKREGKRDAGKIEEVAQKAKVAALKVERDRDIRCASRIARCDIEQRYREILGFLKDKWTSKKKEVSAEIQLQEVTPNIDLLNELKDGGLTVDAELDRLKEVEGDCEDLVASAAVPGWSIFEFDLPQISEDSVDQIGGSSIPDDSASS, from the exons ATGTCTTCATCGTTCAGTTTCCCTCGTCCGACGACTACAACCGATGATCTCGAGGATCTCTATAACGCGTACGGGGTTGAACGTGCCATCGTTCTTGATTTGGTCGGCGCAACTGAGACTCCCGAAACCGTACGGGGATGGTATTGTGGAgcctatctttctttctttcattcTTGCGGTCTTACCTTCCCGATTCCGGAGCCTGTGCTCGAGATCCTGGCGGAGCTTGGACTATCGTTTACTCAAGTTCTCCTGAATTTTCTTAGGCATCTTATTGCATTCTCGGTTAGGGCTAGGGAGGAAGGTTTATCTTCCGGAGTCGGTGAGTTTCGACACCTCGTTATGGTGAAGCGGAACACTCAGAGTCCTGATACCTTCCTCGTGTCTCCGCGCCCGGGTCGCCACGTCATCGAGGACGTCCCTTATCGCGATGAGAAGTGGCGCGAGCAGTTCTTCGtttttagggtagatcgagcaTCTGTGGGCGATTTTGATTTCTCTCGACTTCCTCGGAGTTGGACTGAGCGTATTG cccctTTCGAAAGTTCTTTGATGTCAGACAAGATGCGTGGTCTGATCGGAGTCCTTCGGAGAGGTCGTTTGGACTGGTCTTCGTTTGATCAGGCTCGGATTCGGGCTGCTTTCGCCATGCCAGAAGGGACTAACATGGCCCCTTTGGTTGGGGGCTCTGAGGATGAGGCCGAACATTCCCAGGAGGTAATTGCGACTCATTTCGTTCAGGCTCAGTCTTCAGATCGATTGACTAGGCAGCTCGCGAGGAGGTCATCATTTCGTACTTCTGAGTCTGCATCGAGGAATCGAGCCTCTGGTAAATCTACTTTGATCTCGATTCATGACTCCGACGATGAGGGTGCTTCGGAAGAGAGGCGGTCACCTGTCTCGTTGAGCCCTGGTTCGGGAGACGAGACCGTTGCCGCGACTCGCAAGCGACGCCGGTCGGCAAAGGATACCTTGCCCGGTCCATCTCGTCCTAGGTTTGTCCCTGAGGGAGACAGTTCTTTGTTTGCGGCCCAAGGTGACCTAATTTCCCTCGCTGGTCGCATGAGGTCTGCCGGCTGCCGTCTCCCATCTCTTGCTTCTTCGGTCAAAAAGGAAGCTTACACCAAGGTTGCAGTGGCGAGCTCTAAG GTGATGGAAGCTTTTAATGAATATGTTGTAATGATGGAAGATTACGTCGTGGCTTCTCGGAACGGCAAGGAAATCGAGAGCATCGGTTCCGAGATTAAGAGGCTTTCGGAGGAGCTCGAAGCCGCCAAGCGAGAAGGGAAAAGGGATGCCGGAAAGATTGAG GAAGTTGCTCAGAAGGCGAAAGTCGCGGCGCTTAAGGTCGAGAGGGATCGGGACATTCGTTGTGCTTCTCGCATTGCTCGTTGTGATATCGAACAGCGGTACCGAGAGATCCTTGGATTTTTGAAGGATAAATGGACGAGCAAGAAGAAGGAGGTGTCTGCTGAGATCCAATTGCAAGAAGTGACCCCCAACATCGATCTTCTGAATGAGCTCAAGGACGGGGGCCTAACCGTAGACGCGGAGCTTGACCGTTTAAAGGAGGTGGAAGGGGATTGTGAGGATCTCGTTGCTTCAGCTGCAGTGCCAGGCTGGTCGATCTTTGAGTTCGATCTTCCTCAAATCTCCGAGGATTCGGTGGATCAAATCGGGGGGTCGTCTATCCCCGATGATTCCGCTTCTAGCTAa
- the LOC106389448 gene encoding uncharacterized protein LOC106389448: protein MNQTRRKRRPDPSPPPLISPGVRNIFLLLTFLFIIYILFSYGTFRRDRFSSLARSLSVFPTQRRHLLFSIAASHGSWLARSSYVRLWYSPESTRAVVFLDRGGFDPDPALPPVTVSEDVSRFPYNFPGGLRSAIRVARVVKEAVDRGDNKDVRWFVFGDDDTVFFVDNLVTVLSKYDHRKWWYVGSNSEFYDQNVRYSFDMAFGGGGFAISASLGKVLAKVLDSCLMRYSHMYGSDSRIFSCVAELGVALSHEPGFHQIDVRGNLFGLLCAHPLSPLVSLHHLDAVDPFFPKTNRTESVARLIRAASFDSARILQQSVCYDSSNTVTVSVVWGYAVQVYEGNKLLPDLLTVQKTFSTWRRGSGVRSNYMFSTREYPRDPCARPLVFFLDSLGSDGTGGTWSSYGLHSVGNCHRAEAVKGLRNIRVLSRKLELNGEQMNPPRRQCCDISSPYNKSMVINIRQCMPDELIAMNT, encoded by the exons ATGAACCAGACGCGACGAAAGAGACGACCCGATCCATCTCCGCCGCCGCTGATCTCTCCCGGCGTGAGAAacatcttcctcctcctcacTTTCCTTTTCATCATCTACATCCTCTTCTCCTACGGCACTTTCCGCCGCGACCGATTCTCATCCCTCGCCCGCTCCTTATCCGTCTTCCCCACCCAACGCCGCCACTTGCTCTTCTCCATCGCCGCCTCGCACGGCTCCTGGCTCGCCCGCAGCTCCTACGTCCGCCTCTGGTACTCCCCCGAGTCCACGCGCGCCGTCGTCTTCCTCGATCGCGGCGGATTCGATCCCGATCCAGCTCTCCCTCCGGTAACCGTCTCCGAAGACGTCTCCAGGTTCCCTTACAACTTCCCCGGCGGCCTCCGATCCGCGATCCGCGTGGCTCGCGTCGTCAAGGAGGCGGTTGATCGGGGGGATAACAAAGACGTGCGGTGGTTCGTTTTCGGGGATGATGACACTGTCTTCTTTGTGGACAATCTGGTGACGGTTTTGTCCAAGTATGATCATAGGAAGTGGTGGTACGTTGGGAGTAACTCGGAGTTTTATGATCAGAACGTGAGGTACTCCTTTGATATGGCCTTTGGTGGTGGTGGGTTCGCTATCAGTGCTTCGCTTGGGAAGGTTCTTGCTAAGGTTTTGGATTCTTGTTTGATGAGGTACTCTCACATGTATGGTAGTGACTCCAGGATCTTCTCTTGCGTTGCTGAGCTTGGTGTTGCTTTGTCTCATGAGCCTGGGTTTCATCAG ATTGATGTAAGAGGGAACCTATTTGGACTGTTATGTGCACACCCTTTATCTCCGTTGGTATCACTCCATCACTTAGACGCAGTTGATCCATTCTTTCCCAAAACAAACCGGACAGAATCGGTGGCTCGTCTCATCAGGGCTGCAAGTTTTGATTCAGCAAGGATTTTGCAGCAGAGTGTGTGCTATGATTCTTCAAACACAGTGACTGTTTCGGTTGTGTGGGGTTACGCGGTCCAAGTTTACGAAGGCAATAAACTCCTCCCGGATCTCCTCACCGTGCAAAAGACCTTTTCTACATGGAGGAGAGGATCAGGGGTCCGGAGCAATTATATGTTCAGTACGAGAGAATATCCCAGGGATCCATGTGCGAGACCGcttgtttttttcttggatAGTTTAGGATCGGATGGAACTGGAGGGACATGGAGTAGCTATGGCCTCCATAGTGTTGGAAACTGTCATAGAGCAGAAGCTGTTAAGGGACTACGGAACATCCGAGTTCTGTCTCGTAAGCTGGAACTTAATGGTGAACAG ATGAATCCGCCTCGCCGCCAGTGTTGTGACATCTCATCGCCTTATAACAAATCAATGGTCATTAATATAAGACAATGCATGCCTGATGAGCTAATTGCCATGAACACTTAG